One window of Curtobacterium sp. 458 genomic DNA carries:
- a CDS encoding sugar ABC transporter substrate-binding protein produces the protein MQRRRLIAGVAAAAAAALVLTGCSAGSSAGGSQSKDAMTWSMWIAGKEDKAAWQKVADTVKSEDGITLTIQGAPFENYFTKLSTQLSAGSAQCVVSMQSLRTANYTSSLLPLDDLAKKDGLDLSAFDQTALDGMKVDGKLYGLPYDTGPIMMFYNKDVFKKAGVAEPEPGWTVDDFEQAGAALKAKGVTMFGSTVTDLNLESMIYGYNGGRVITSSGKIDATDSKFAEGLDWLASLVKKGYASQASSDGSQSSNDFAAGKVAMYTDGPWSLISQKAKVKFDLGVTTLPSGTSGPSTFAAGSGFGVSKQCKYPDQAFKAVQTMTSEKVLTGLAEEGRAFPGRTAAQGAWYSSAGIDGAEPALKAALAKSSPLLGNKQSDQLSQLFTQYALQAVNGQTSGKETMSSIAGQLGTQ, from the coding sequence ATGCAACGACGACGACTCATCGCGGGGGTGGCGGCCGCGGCCGCGGCAGCCCTCGTCCTCACCGGGTGTTCCGCGGGCAGCAGTGCCGGCGGCAGCCAGTCGAAGGACGCCATGACCTGGTCCATGTGGATCGCCGGCAAGGAGGACAAGGCCGCCTGGCAGAAGGTCGCCGACACCGTGAAGTCCGAGGACGGCATCACCCTCACGATCCAGGGTGCGCCGTTCGAGAACTACTTCACGAAGCTCAGTACCCAGCTCAGCGCAGGCAGCGCCCAGTGCGTGGTGAGCATGCAGTCGCTCCGCACCGCGAACTACACCTCGTCGCTCCTGCCGCTCGACGACCTGGCGAAGAAGGACGGGCTCGACCTCTCCGCCTTCGACCAGACGGCACTCGACGGCATGAAGGTCGACGGCAAGCTCTACGGCCTGCCGTACGACACCGGGCCCATCATGATGTTCTACAACAAGGACGTGTTCAAGAAGGCCGGGGTCGCCGAGCCGGAGCCGGGCTGGACGGTCGACGACTTCGAGCAGGCCGGCGCCGCGCTCAAGGCCAAGGGCGTCACCATGTTCGGCTCGACCGTCACCGACCTCAACCTCGAGTCGATGATCTACGGGTACAACGGCGGCCGCGTGATCACGAGCTCCGGGAAGATCGACGCCACCGACAGCAAGTTCGCGGAAGGCCTCGACTGGCTCGCGAGCCTGGTGAAGAAGGGCTACGCGTCGCAGGCGTCGTCCGACGGCTCGCAGTCGAGCAACGACTTCGCCGCCGGCAAGGTCGCGATGTACACCGACGGTCCGTGGTCGCTCATCAGCCAGAAGGCCAAGGTCAAGTTCGACCTCGGCGTGACGACGCTCCCGTCCGGGACGTCGGGTCCGTCGACCTTCGCGGCCGGTTCCGGCTTCGGCGTCTCGAAGCAGTGCAAGTACCCGGACCAGGCGTTCAAGGCGGTGCAGACGATGACGAGCGAGAAGGTCCTCACGGGGCTCGCGGAGGAGGGACGCGCCTTCCCGGGTCGTACCGCCGCGCAGGGCGCCTGGTACTCGAGCGCCGGCATCGACGGAGCAGAACCCGCGCTGAAGGCCGCGCTCGCGAAGTCCTCCCCGCTCCTCGGGAACAAGCAGAGCGACCAGCTCTCGCAGCTCTTCACGCAGTACGCGCTCCAGGCCGTGAACGGTCAGACGTCGGGCAAGGAGACGATGTCGTCCATCGCCGGCCAGCTCGGCACGCAGTGA